In a single window of the Litorilituus sediminis genome:
- a CDS encoding ExbD/TolR family protein gives MKSFIETKLEESKGQELDLAPLLDVVFILLIFFIVTTVFVKETGVDVDKPTAASTKQLQKSVLMIAITDSKEVVYGGTNIGVDGVRATLTQAIRTKVKPLVIQADKTVPTDLLVQVIDQAKLAGIANVSIATVNK, from the coding sequence ATGAAATCATTTATCGAAACTAAATTAGAAGAAAGCAAAGGCCAAGAGTTAGATTTAGCACCTTTGCTTGATGTGGTGTTTATTCTGTTGATCTTTTTTATTGTTACTACAGTTTTTGTTAAAGAAACAGGTGTTGATGTTGATAAGCCCACAGCGGCATCTACTAAGCAATTACAAAAATCGGTGCTTATGATTGCTATAACAGATAGCAAAGAAGTGGTTTATGGCGGCACTAATATTGGTGTTGATGGCGTAAGAGCAACCTTAACCCAAGCCATTAGAACTAAGGTTAAACCTTTGGTTATTCAGGCAGATAAAACCGTACCGACAGACTTATTAGTGCAGGTGATTGACCAAGCAAAACTTGCTGGTATTGCCAATGTCAGTATTGCTACGGTTAATAAATAA
- a CDS encoding MotA/TolQ/ExbB proton channel family protein has translation MAEYAFLLESAVIWAILLVALFCYGLLMDLCFMHKVSETWFDRTQYWLKSIRTILASLPLLGLLGTITGLLTTFFRMSVENGFNLQEVISGGIAEAMFTTQLGLIMVIPGLLMLAHLQAKTNRWVALRR, from the coding sequence ATGGCTGAATACGCATTTTTGCTAGAAAGCGCCGTTATCTGGGCAATATTACTGGTGGCATTGTTTTGTTATGGCTTACTGATGGATTTGTGCTTTATGCATAAAGTCAGCGAGACTTGGTTTGATCGTACTCAGTATTGGTTAAAAAGTATTAGAACCATTTTAGCTTCGCTGCCATTACTCGGTTTGCTGGGCACAATTACGGGTTTGCTAACAACATTTTTTCGTATGTCGGTAGAAAATGGCTTTAATTTACAAGAGGTCATTAGTGGCGGTATTGCTGAGGCTATGTTTACTACGCAGCTCGGCTTAATCATGGTAATTCCTGGGCTATTAATGCTTGCCCATTTACAAGCTAAAACTAATAGATGGGTGGCATTAAGACGATGA
- a CDS encoding MotA/TolQ/ExbB proton channel family protein yields the protein MAIYQVKMSILTVVLLVISSLTVKAQANDNLVEELLARISTSKQALLDVEKSVNKQSTALARDIAKQQKQVKELREKAVVLQRFADEQLMSVAQLEKRLQQWSTQSNYQKQLLTSYAEASHLPTEQLTQANGEVVVDINALSHMSEQVLARLSPSWQVQDVVTEQGSIAQVNTIAIGPVEVAYDAGALSGGPVSRELIAEPRILADIFDEQAIAELGSIQASGSGTLRFDPTLGNAYKLKDKQQGILAHIKTGGVWALPILFFGVLSLVVSVAKAIQLVRLPTIDVNLTEKIKEILHLNNNQDEVSKAQTHEKLAVLSATSQGAQKGLFDIAMSTPISQERDDLLIAYLLEYKHKTERFIGAIATSAAIAPLLGLLGTVSGMISTFMMMTIFGTGDASTVSGGISEALITTELGLIVAIPSLILSALLSRRSKSYCAKLEANAIKLSKISFA from the coding sequence ATGGCAATTTATCAAGTAAAAATGAGTATCTTAACTGTGGTATTACTCGTTATTAGTAGCTTAACGGTTAAGGCACAGGCTAACGATAACTTGGTGGAAGAATTACTAGCGAGAATTTCTACCTCAAAGCAAGCGCTTTTGGATGTTGAAAAAAGCGTTAATAAACAGTCTACCGCACTGGCACGAGATATTGCCAAGCAGCAAAAACAAGTAAAAGAATTAAGAGAAAAAGCAGTAGTTTTGCAACGCTTTGCTGATGAACAGTTAATGAGTGTTGCTCAGCTAGAAAAGCGTTTGCAGCAATGGTCAACTCAGAGCAACTATCAAAAGCAATTACTAACCAGTTATGCTGAAGCAAGTCATTTGCCAACAGAGCAATTAACTCAGGCAAACGGTGAGGTAGTGGTTGATATCAATGCCTTGTCACATATGTCAGAGCAAGTATTAGCGCGATTATCACCAAGCTGGCAAGTGCAGGATGTCGTTACTGAGCAAGGCAGCATAGCGCAGGTAAATACTATTGCCATAGGACCGGTTGAAGTGGCTTATGATGCTGGCGCATTATCAGGGGGGCCGGTATCTCGAGAGTTGATAGCTGAGCCACGTATTCTTGCTGATATTTTTGATGAGCAAGCCATTGCCGAGCTTGGCTCAATTCAGGCTTCGGGCTCAGGTACATTACGATTTGACCCAACCTTAGGCAATGCTTACAAACTTAAAGATAAACAGCAGGGCATTTTAGCGCACATTAAAACAGGCGGTGTTTGGGCGCTGCCTATACTTTTCTTTGGTGTGCTATCGCTAGTAGTCTCTGTGGCAAAAGCTATTCAGCTGGTGAGACTGCCAACAATTGATGTCAATTTGACTGAAAAAATCAAAGAAATCTTACATCTAAATAACAATCAAGATGAGGTTAGCAAAGCGCAAACCCATGAGAAATTGGCCGTGCTATCAGCGACCAGCCAAGGGGCGCAAAAAGGCTTATTTGATATCGCTATGTCGACGCCTATTTCTCAAGAGCGCGATGACTTATTGATAGCTTATCTACTTGAATATAAGCATAAAACTGAGCGCTTTATTGGCGCGATAGCAACCAGTGCCGCGATAGCGCCGCTGTTAGGTTTACTTGGAACCGTTTCAGGCATGATCAGCACCTTTATGATGATGACCATTTTTGGTACTGGCGATGCCTCGACTGTTTCTGGTGGTATTTCCGAGGCCTTGATCACGACAGAGTTAGGTTTAATTGTCGCGATACCATCATTGATCTTAAGCGCATTGCTTAGTAGGCGCAGTAAAAGTTACTGTGCCAAGCTTGAAGCCAATGCCATTAAGTTAAGTAAAATCTCGTTTGCCTAA
- a CDS encoding DUF3450 family protein, with the protein MKVLNKGVCCAIALAVSSTGYAQDNLSELMRQWLDIESQKGKVQLDWNSKKQYLEQTQSLLIVEQQELSNLLKKADTDRSDVDQRRIELSQQQSVLEQEQQVVNKQILQATAFCQKLLTRLPPPLQEQWQEKLLLLSQEGATDSEKLERILSLYQMVNEFDQRIALNRGSMAIPVEAGQEKNLLVTQMYLGVSQGWYVSDDGLHYGYGRADNTGWQWWHNEASSAELGRVLLADDLLKLRDILQKPTTAKFIDLPVKILSKKDVS; encoded by the coding sequence ATGAAGGTTCTGAATAAGGGAGTATGCTGCGCTATTGCATTAGCCGTATCTTCAACAGGTTATGCGCAAGATAATTTAAGTGAGTTAATGCGCCAATGGCTCGATATTGAAAGCCAAAAGGGTAAAGTCCAGCTAGATTGGAATAGTAAAAAACAATATCTTGAGCAAACCCAATCCCTGCTAATTGTTGAGCAGCAAGAACTTAGCAATTTATTGAAAAAAGCCGATACCGATCGCTCTGACGTTGATCAACGTCGAATTGAATTAAGCCAACAACAAAGTGTTTTAGAGCAAGAGCAACAAGTGGTAAATAAGCAAATTTTGCAAGCCACTGCTTTTTGTCAAAAGTTACTGACGCGCTTACCACCACCACTACAAGAACAATGGCAAGAAAAGCTGTTATTGCTTAGTCAAGAGGGAGCAACTGATAGCGAAAAGCTTGAGCGTATTTTATCGCTTTATCAAATGGTAAATGAGTTTGATCAGCGTATTGCTCTTAATCGTGGTTCAATGGCGATTCCCGTTGAAGCAGGGCAAGAGAAAAACTTATTGGTTACGCAAATGTATTTAGGAGTGTCTCAAGGCTGGTATGTAAGTGACGATGGTTTGCATTATGGTTATGGCCGAGCTGATAACACAGGTTGGCAGTGGTGGCACAATGAAGCCTCTTCAGCAGAGCTTGGTAGAGTGCTGTTAGCTGATGACTTATTAAAGCTTAGAGATATTTTGCAAAAACCTACTACGGCGAAGTTCATCGACTTGCCTGTAAAAATACTTAGCAAGAAGGATGTAAGCTAA
- a CDS encoding RecQ family ATP-dependent DNA helicase yields MNLSESLQQYFGFDSFRAGQEQAISQLLQGQSTLAIFPTGSGKSLCYQFTATQLPHLTLVVSPLIALMKDQLAFLQSKGIAAACLDSSLTPQQSQAVMQSVHAGETKILMVSVERFKNERFRRFIETVTISMLVVDEAHCISEWGHNFRPDYLKLPQYCQALNIPLVLLLTATATKQVKLDMAAKFAIQPEHIVQTGFYRANLDLTTLAVAEQDKKALLLAQISKMTQLHGHASGIIYVTLQQTAEQVAQFLQENGVNACAYHAGFASETRGQIQHDFMSNKSQIIVATIAFGMGIDKSDIRFVIHYDLPKSIENYSQEIGRAGRDNLPSHCITLANLDGLTTLENFIYADTPEQSSIAYVLESIESQKNNALWEMQLLALANDSNIKQLPLKTLLVQLELLGIIQAKYSYFADFKIKLLQPIEQILARFDDNRRDFLVRVFNAVAFKKVWGSLDFTQLLQDTSIERTRVITALEYLQQQELIVLETKAMTDVYAVQVNAIAVQELSKQLHQYFVDKERKEVARIANLIDFFQLKTCLSVNLACYFDDSSFQQQMTQQSGSYQCCHCSVCRGQTINLTGIKQNLAWPSDEIILSALAKLKNALADKTHLAISTESYCRFLAGMTSPLFTRNKVRQMDGFGLCQQHAYQDIRDHLAQLLQH; encoded by the coding sequence ATGAACTTATCGGAATCGTTACAACAATACTTTGGCTTTGATAGCTTTCGTGCAGGGCAAGAGCAAGCGATTAGCCAGCTGCTGCAAGGGCAATCGACACTGGCTATATTTCCAACTGGCTCGGGTAAATCACTGTGCTATCAGTTCACTGCTACACAGTTGCCGCATTTAACGTTAGTTGTTTCCCCGCTGATTGCTTTGATGAAAGATCAATTGGCATTTCTGCAAAGTAAAGGTATTGCCGCGGCTTGTCTTGATTCAAGTTTAACGCCGCAACAAAGCCAAGCCGTTATGCAAAGCGTTCATGCTGGTGAAACGAAAATTCTTATGGTTTCCGTTGAGCGTTTTAAGAATGAGCGTTTTCGACGTTTTATCGAAACTGTCACTATTTCTATGTTAGTGGTGGATGAAGCGCACTGTATTTCTGAATGGGGTCATAACTTTAGGCCAGACTACTTAAAGCTGCCTCAATATTGCCAAGCATTAAATATTCCTTTGGTGTTACTGCTAACCGCAACGGCAACCAAGCAAGTAAAATTAGATATGGCAGCAAAGTTTGCCATTCAGCCTGAGCATATAGTGCAAACTGGCTTTTATCGCGCTAATTTAGATTTGACCACGCTCGCGGTTGCTGAGCAGGATAAAAAAGCGCTATTACTAGCGCAAATAAGCAAGATGACTCAATTACATGGTCATGCCAGTGGTATTATTTACGTTACCTTGCAGCAAACGGCAGAGCAGGTTGCGCAGTTTTTACAAGAAAATGGCGTTAATGCCTGTGCTTATCACGCTGGTTTTGCTAGTGAAACACGTGGGCAAATTCAGCATGACTTTATGAGTAATAAGAGTCAGATTATTGTTGCCACGATTGCTTTTGGTATGGGCATAGATAAAAGCGATATTCGCTTTGTTATTCATTATGATTTGCCCAAATCAATTGAAAATTACAGCCAAGAAATCGGTCGCGCAGGGCGAGATAACCTGCCATCACATTGTATTACCTTGGCAAATTTAGATGGCTTAACCACCTTAGAAAACTTTATCTATGCTGATACGCCCGAGCAAAGCAGTATAGCCTATGTATTAGAAAGCATTGAGAGCCAGAAAAATAATGCTCTGTGGGAGATGCAGTTACTAGCGCTTGCCAATGACAGTAATATTAAACAGCTGCCATTAAAGACCTTGCTGGTACAACTGGAACTACTCGGTATTATTCAAGCAAAATACAGTTATTTCGCTGATTTTAAAATTAAGCTCTTACAACCTATTGAGCAAATTTTAGCGCGTTTTGATGACAATAGACGAGATTTTTTAGTACGAGTTTTCAATGCCGTTGCCTTTAAGAAAGTATGGGGCAGTTTGGATTTTACTCAGCTATTACAAGATACCAGTATCGAGCGCACTCGTGTAATAACCGCGCTTGAGTATTTGCAGCAGCAAGAGCTAATCGTGCTGGAAACTAAGGCGATGACTGATGTTTATGCTGTGCAAGTGAATGCTATTGCAGTGCAAGAGTTAAGTAAGCAGTTACACCAATACTTTGTTGATAAAGAGCGTAAAGAAGTTGCACGTATTGCCAACTTAATTGACTTTTTCCAGCTTAAAACTTGCCTTAGCGTTAATCTTGCCTGTTATTTTGATGATAGCTCTTTTCAACAACAGATGACGCAGCAATCGGGCAGTTATCAATGTTGTCATTGTAGTGTTTGTCGGGGGCAGACTATTAACTTAACAGGGATTAAGCAAAACTTAGCTTGGCCTAGTGATGAGATTATTTTGTCAGCGCTAGCTAAGCTTAAAAATGCGCTTGCTGATAAAACCCATTTAGCCATCAGCACAGAAAGCTATTGTCGTTTTCTGGCAGGTATGACATCACCACTATTTACACGTAATAAAGTCAGGCAAATGGATGGTTTTGGCTTATGTCAGCAACATGCCTATCAAGATATTCGTGATCATTTAGCTCAATTACTGCAACACTAA
- a CDS encoding protein adenylyltransferase SelO, which produces MQFLQQYHQLGGAFYQQTLPVPVKAPKLLLWNDALAAELNISFNPQSDDTLLGEIFSGNKIVEGAIPLAQAYSGHQFGHFNPQLGDGRAHLLGELKDINGNVRDVQLKGSGITRFSRQGDGRCALGPALREFIMSEAMYALGVPTTRCLAVVATGEQVYRERPYPGAIVTRVASSHIRVGTFQYFAMRKDVDSLTKLVDFAINRHFPSIKAEQDGQLTSEQVLAFFTAVSEKQIPLILSWMRVGFIHGVMNTDNTAISGETIDFGPCAMMNNYHRETVFSSIDKYGRYAFGEQMTIMMWNMTRFAETLLPLVSDDEQQAVELLQPLLSSLHQKLMQGYLEMMAAKLGIDVLTEQDNALITELIEILESQGLDYTQTFVKLTKALVDEELHHELKASLGEWFARWLKRVSSDKENAQKIMQKHNPLLIPRNHHVEAVLKESQETGDLSALQQFLAVLKQPYSQLADTHLYQDAPLDNDENYHTFCGT; this is translated from the coding sequence GTGCAATTTTTACAGCAGTATCACCAGCTCGGTGGAGCATTTTATCAGCAAACCTTACCTGTGCCGGTTAAAGCACCGAAGCTTTTACTTTGGAATGATGCTTTAGCGGCTGAGTTAAACATTAGCTTTAATCCGCAATCAGATGACACTTTATTAGGCGAAATATTTTCTGGCAATAAAATCGTTGAAGGTGCAATACCCTTAGCACAAGCCTATTCTGGTCATCAATTTGGTCACTTTAATCCACAGCTTGGTGATGGCAGAGCGCATTTGCTGGGTGAGCTAAAAGATATCAACGGCAATGTGCGTGATGTCCAGTTAAAAGGCTCAGGTATTACTCGCTTTTCTCGCCAAGGGGATGGTCGCTGTGCGTTAGGGCCTGCGCTGCGCGAGTTTATAATGAGCGAAGCCATGTACGCGCTGGGTGTACCAACAACGCGCTGCTTAGCTGTGGTAGCAACGGGAGAGCAAGTTTATCGTGAGCGCCCCTACCCAGGTGCAATCGTTACTCGTGTTGCTTCAAGCCATATCCGTGTTGGTACTTTTCAGTATTTTGCTATGCGCAAAGATGTAGACTCGCTAACAAAGTTGGTTGATTTTGCTATTAACCGTCACTTTCCAAGCATTAAAGCTGAGCAAGATGGACAATTGACGTCAGAGCAGGTATTAGCATTTTTCACAGCCGTTTCTGAAAAGCAAATTCCACTGATTTTGTCGTGGATGCGGGTTGGCTTTATTCATGGCGTAATGAATACGGATAACACCGCCATTTCAGGTGAAACCATAGATTTTGGCCCTTGTGCCATGATGAATAATTATCATCGTGAAACTGTGTTTAGCTCGATTGATAAATACGGTCGCTATGCTTTTGGCGAGCAAATGACCATTATGATGTGGAATATGACTCGCTTTGCTGAAACCTTGCTGCCATTAGTAAGTGACGATGAACAACAAGCGGTGGAATTGTTACAACCTTTACTAAGTTCGCTTCATCAAAAGCTGATGCAAGGCTATTTAGAGATGATGGCGGCTAAGCTGGGTATTGACGTGTTAACCGAGCAGGATAATGCACTTATTACCGAGTTAATTGAAATCCTAGAAAGCCAAGGACTAGATTACACGCAAACCTTTGTGAAATTAACTAAGGCGTTAGTTGATGAAGAGCTTCATCATGAACTTAAGGCAAGTTTAGGTGAGTGGTTTGCACGTTGGCTAAAACGGGTAAGTTCAGATAAAGAAAATGCCCAGAAAATCATGCAAAAGCATAACCCTTTGCTGATCCCAAGAAATCATCATGTTGAAGCTGTTCTTAAAGAGAGCCAAGAAACAGGGGATTTATCAGCATTACAGCAATTTTTGGCGGTGCTAAAGCAGCCTTATAGTCAATTGGCTGATACGCATTTATACCAAGATGCGCCATTAGATAATGATGAAAATTATCATACCTTTTGCGGCACTTAA
- a CDS encoding glutathione S-transferase family protein, translating into MITLYGFGANLGVVDPSPFVVKVDAFLRMAGLEYQTIGRSSNLKQSPKGKLPFITVDGTNGKETIADSQHIFDYLTEHHQVTLDDWLTDEQKAQAYLLTKSLDENLYWCIVYSRWLNDESWPKVKQAFFGKLPVYLRWFVPNMLRKSVLKTLYRQGTGRHSKAEILAIADKSFAALSQILSDKEFFFGDKVCSFDAVAYSFLCQVITSDISNSFSEKAQSYDNLVRFCQRIEKAFY; encoded by the coding sequence TAAAAGTGGATGCCTTTTTGCGCATGGCTGGCTTGGAGTATCAAACTATCGGTCGCTCAAGCAACTTAAAGCAGTCTCCGAAAGGCAAATTACCCTTTATTACCGTCGATGGTACTAATGGCAAAGAAACTATTGCCGATTCACAACACATTTTTGATTACTTAACAGAGCACCATCAAGTCACGCTTGATGATTGGTTAACCGATGAACAAAAAGCACAAGCGTATTTATTGACTAAATCGCTCGATGAAAACTTATATTGGTGTATTGTTTATTCTCGTTGGCTCAATGATGAGAGTTGGCCTAAGGTGAAACAAGCCTTCTTTGGTAAACTCCCTGTTTATTTACGTTGGTTTGTGCCAAATATGCTGAGAAAATCAGTATTAAAAACGCTATATCGTCAAGGTACAGGCCGTCATAGTAAGGCGGAAATTCTAGCCATAGCGGATAAAAGTTTTGCAGCGCTTTCTCAAATACTTAGCGATAAAGAATTCTTTTTTGGCGATAAAGTCTGTTCTTTTGATGCAGTTGCTTATTCATTTTTATGCCAAGTTATTACGAGCGACATTAGCAATAGTTTCAGCGAAAAAGCGCAAAGCTACGATAATTTAGTACGCTTTTGTCAGCGTATCGAAAAAGCCTTTTACTAA